The sequence GGCCATTGAGGATATCGACTGCGGGAAAGACCATCATAGGCACTCAGGGGATCATCCTTTCGATCGACATCACCAGGATGTCGCGGGCGCCAGCCCGCTTGAGCTGGGTGATCAACTGATAGACGCACTCCTCCTTGACAACCGCGTGCACGGCCACGAGGCCCTCCCTCGACGCCACATCCATCACAGTCGGGCCGCCGAGGCCGGGAAGGACGCTCTCGATCTCGGGCAGGGCGTCCCTGTGGGCATTCATCATAATATAGCACTGCCCCTTAGCCCGCACCACGCTCTCCAGGGCCAGGAGCACCTCCTGGATCTTCTCCTGCTTCTCAGTGCGGGAGACAGGGTTTGCAATCACCAGGGTGCTCGACCTCAGCACCTCGCCGAGGATGCGCAGCCTGTTTGTCTGGAGGGTGGTGCCTGTGCTCGTCAGGTCGACGATGGCGTCGGCGATGCCGAGATAGGGCGTCGCCTCGCAGGCGCCGCCGACCGGGACGACAGATATCGAGATGCCCTGGTTCTCGAAGAAGGTCTTCGTAATGGTCGGGAACTCAGTCGCCACCTTCGCCCCGGCGAGGTCGGCGTACCCCTCCACCTTTGCGTCCTCGGGCACGGCCACCACCAGGGTCGCCCCGCCCATCTTCAGGTCGAGGAGTTCGTCGACAATGGAGCCGCGCTCCATCACCATGTCGCGGCCGGTGATGCCGATATCCGCGGCGCCGTTCGCCACATACTCGGGGATATCGATCGGGCGGGCAAAGAGCACCTCGATCTCGGGGTCCACCGTCTTTGCGATGAGCTTGCGCTCGCCGCCGTCGATGAGGTGGATCCCGCTCTTTTCCACGAGGTCCCTGATCGGTTGTGCAATCCGTCCTTTATTCGGGATTGCAAGACGTATACGAGTAGGATCAGTCATCTATTCTCTCCCTGAAGGGATGGGAAATGTGTACGCAAAAAATGATCGGTTTAGAAGGTGTTCAGTTCGCCCCTGACGACCTTCTCGGTGATGTCGCAGATGTTCTCAAGCCCGGTGTCGATGATCGCCTCGACGGCGGGCTGGATCGTCTTCATGTCGTAGCCCGGCTTCGGGATGACCTTCGCGCTCGCCACGAGCGGCTGGTCGACCGGGTGACCGATCTGGGAGAGGAGGCGGACATAGATCTCCTCGATGCCGTCCACTTCGGCGACGCAGGTGTTGCCGAGCTGGGTCGCAAGGAGGTTGTAGATCTTGCCGATGTGGTTGATCGGGTTCTTGCCGCTCGTCGCTTCCATGCTCATCGGCCTGTTCGGCGTGATCAGCCCGTTGCAGCGGTTGCCGCGGCCGACAGAGCCGTCGTCGCCCATCTCGGCGGAGGTGCCGTTGACGGTCAGGAAGACGCTGCCTGCCGTGAGGTCGTCGGCGGTGTTCACGTCGACGTGGACCTTGCGGGTCGTGAACCGCGGGGCGATCTCGGTGATCGTCTCCTTGAGTCGTTCGACCGTCTCGACATATTCGCCGATGTCAGCGAGGTAGCGGTCGACCATCGCCACGGCAAGGGTGAGGGTGATCGCGTCGCCGTCACGCAGGCCCATGACCTTCACGTCGGTGCCGATCGCCGGGTTCTTCGGCCGATAGACGGTGTCGAGGTAGTCGGAGACGCCCTTGACGAGGCTCTCGGTCTCGCTGAAGGGGGCGTGGCCGACGCCGAAGGAGGTGTCGTTGGCACGCATGATCGCCGAGCCGCCGCAGACCTTGAAGACGTCACGGAGATCGGTCGAACCGGTCCCCATCCGGCAGTCGACGATGACGTCGCGCTCGAGGTTCAGGATGGGGATGATGCTCTTGATGTAGGAGCGTGCCGCCTCGACGGCGATCGAGTCGGCCGGGATGTTGATCCCGTCGAAGGTCTTCGTCGCCCTGCCGGTGAGGAGGACGTAGATGGGCTTGACGATCTTCCCGCCGCCGAAGTGGGGGATGGACTCGCCGGCCACGATCTCGCCCTGGTCGGTGTTGTGGTGGAGGTAGACGCCGCACTCTTCGAGGTACGCCTTGCAGAGAGCCCTCGAAACGGCCTCCGCAACGCCGTCGGCGATGCTGTCGGGGTGACCGATGCACTTGCGTTCAATCAGTTCGATCCGCTGGTTCTCTATCGGGGTCTGCTCCAGCCGCTCAACCTTGATGTTTCTGATCATCCGATCCCTCATCTCTATGAATAATTACAAGGATCGAGTCTCATTTAACGGTTTCTATAATTCCGCCTGCGTATGGTTGTTGCCCCCAAAGCGGCCCGATCGCCCTGTTACAGAAAAATGGGTATTTCTGCCAGGAAAAGAAGGAGGGGCGACATATTCTTACAGGTAATAATCGGACCTCGCCGTACCGGGGCGGCCATCGCGCGGGGGAGCAGGGGGGGAGGGCGTTACAAAGCCATTATTCTGGAACGTTGCTCAGAATCGTAGAAGCGTGAGTTCAACGACGAAAAAAAGAAATTTTACCCGGTGACCCTGATCTCGGACCGGATCGTGATCGTGCACGCCCCGTCCCTGAAGACCCTGACCAGGCCCCCGCTCTCCGAGACGGTGATGCCGACTGCGGGGATCAGTCTGGTGATCGCCGCCGTCGCCCTGTGCCGCCCGCCCAGGCCGCCGGGGAGGTTGACGTCCTTCGCATTCGCGTCCAGGTACCTCCCAGCCGCACAGATCAGCCCGTTCCTGTTCACGACGAAGACGCCGTCGAGCTGGGCGAACTCCTTGACGCTCTCCCAGTTTTCGTGGTTCTTGATGTCCCTGAAGGCTGCGTCGTGCCCCTTGTACG comes from Methanofollis sp. and encodes:
- the hisG gene encoding ATP phosphoribosyltransferase encodes the protein MTDPTRIRLAIPNKGRIAQPIRDLVEKSGIHLIDGGERKLIAKTVDPEIEVLFARPIDIPEYVANGAADIGITGRDMVMERGSIVDELLDLKMGGATLVVAVPEDAKVEGYADLAGAKVATEFPTITKTFFENQGISISVVPVGGACEATPYLGIADAIVDLTSTGTTLQTNRLRILGEVLRSSTLVIANPVSRTEKQEKIQEVLLALESVVRAKGQCYIMMNAHRDALPEIESVLPGLGGPTVMDVASREGLVAVHAVVKEECVYQLITQLKRAGARDILVMSIERMIP
- a CDS encoding methionine adenosyltransferase — its product is MIRNIKVERLEQTPIENQRIELIERKCIGHPDSIADGVAEAVSRALCKAYLEECGVYLHHNTDQGEIVAGESIPHFGGGKIVKPIYVLLTGRATKTFDGINIPADSIAVEAARSYIKSIIPILNLERDVIVDCRMGTGSTDLRDVFKVCGGSAIMRANDTSFGVGHAPFSETESLVKGVSDYLDTVYRPKNPAIGTDVKVMGLRDGDAITLTLAVAMVDRYLADIGEYVETVERLKETITEIAPRFTTRKVHVDVNTADDLTAGSVFLTVNGTSAEMGDDGSVGRGNRCNGLITPNRPMSMEATSGKNPINHIGKIYNLLATQLGNTCVAEVDGIEEIYVRLLSQIGHPVDQPLVASAKVIPKPGYDMKTIQPAVEAIIDTGLENICDITEKVVRGELNTF